One genomic window of Mus musculus strain C57BL/6J chromosome 4, GRCm38.p6 C57BL/6J includes the following:
- the Pramel4 gene encoding preferentially expressed antigen in melanoma like 4 isoform X1: protein MSFKDPPTLQQLARRSLLKDEALTISALPNLPVQLFPPLFKDAFTSRQRKILSLMVATWPFPVLPVGALCGIDHLETLKAVLDGLDLLMSQKDRPSRWNLQVLDLRDAHQDFWDGWAGLLHEVCSQDVFGKNQPVGNHPIPGGKQTISIKMNLSLKYCRRHSHCENLNYLYYWAKQRKDVIQVIFEKLEFTGKHCLRLKLWRLLKLSFVASIQELTIKSIHWDIYNLALIASCLGQMKNLQKLILMNIRRPSSLTDLQEARIITEIFSEFSKLHKLQHLYVNDVYFLKERLDLMLRCFERPLETLTITYCKLSESDMRYLSQCPSIHQLKYLDMSYTTFKPSSHRFLGFLGSLLERLTATLQTLKLECFHLTDSRIRDLLPGLSQCSQLTEVDFVENKFSMVSLKTLLQHTANLTQLTLEKYPAPDEVYDDSLCVIPDRFVQLCSELMNTLKGVRQPKQVYFESTIYSPNFEYLVYNLEGMVSSEPLRRRGHCWALINGGQVSRDSLEL from the exons ATGAGCTTCAAGGACCCACCAACACTCCAGCAGCTGGCAAGAAGAAGCCTGCTAAAAGATGAAGCCTTGACTATCTCTGCTCTGCCGAACCTGCCTGTGCAACTCTTCCCACCACTCTTCAAGGATGCATTCACCAGCAGACAACGTAAGATCCTGAGCCTGATGGTGGCAACATGGCCCTTCCCAGTCCTTCCTGTGGGAGCTCTGTGTGGGATTGATCACCTGGAGACCCTGAAAGCTGTACTAGATGGCCTTGATTTGCTGATGTCACAAAAGGATCGACCTAG CAGGTGGAACCTACAAGTGCTTGATTTGCGAGATGCCCACCAGGACTTCTGGGATGGTTGGGCTGGACTACTTCATGAAGTCTGCTCTCAAGATGTCTTTGGCAAGAACCAACCAGTGGGAAATCATCCCATCCCAGGGGGGAAACAGACCATaagtataaaaatgaatctttcccTCAAGTACTGCCGACGACACTCTCATTGTGAAAACCTAAACTATTTGTATTATTGGGCCAAGCAGAGAAAAGATGTGATACAGGTGATCTTTGAGAAGCTGGAGTTTACAGGCAAGCACTGTCTCCGACTGAAGTTGTGGCGGTTGTTGAAGTTGTCTTTTGTAGCCTCAATCCAGGAATTGACAATAAAGTCCATACACTGGGATATATATAACCTTGCATTGATAGCCTCTTGCCTGGGCCAGATGAAAAACCTCCAGAAACTCATTCTCATGAACATCAGGAGACCTTCTTCCCTTACGGACCTACAGGAAGCCCGTATTATTACAGAGATCTTTTCCGAGTTCTCCAAACTGCATAAGCTCCAGCATCTCTATGTGAATGATGTCTACTTCCTGAAAGAACGCCTGGACCTAATGCTCAG gtgtTTTGAGCGTCCATTAGAGACCCTTACTATCACTTATTGCAAGCTTTCAGAATCAGACATGAGGTATCTGTCCCAGTGTCCAAGCATCCATCAGCTCAAATACCTGGACATGAGTTACACCACATTCAAGCCTTCAAGTCATCGATTTCTAGGATTTCTCGGAAGCCTACTAGAAAGACTGACAGCTACTCTGCAGACATTAAAATTGGAGTGCTTTCACCTCACGGACTCCCGAATCCGTGACCTTCTGCCTGGGCTGAGCCAGTGTTCCCAGCTCACTGAAGTCGATTTTGTGGAGAACAAATTTTCCATGGTCAGCCTGAAAACGCTGCTGCAACATACTGCCAACCTCACACAGCTGACCCTGGAGAAGTACCCTGCACCTGATGAAGTCTATGATGACAGTCTTTGTGTTATTCCAGACAGATTTGTACAACTTTGTTCTGAGCTTATGAACACACTCAAGGGTGTAAGGCAGCCAAAGCAGGTCTATTTTGAGAGTACAATATATTCACCTAATTTTGAATACCTCGTGTATAATTTGGAGGGCATGGTATCTTCTGAGCCTTTAAGAAGGAGAG gtcATTGCTGGGCTCTGATAAATGGAGGGCAGGTCTCAAGAGATTCATTAGAGTTATAG
- the Pramel4 gene encoding preferentially expressed antigen in melanoma like 4 isoform 1 (isoform 1 is encoded by transcript variant 1), with protein MSFKDPPTLQQLARRSLLKDEALTISALPNLPVQLFPPLFKDAFTSRQRKILSLMVATWPFPVLPVGALCGIDHLETLKAVLDGLDLLMSQKDRPSRWNLQVLDLRDAHQDFWDGWAGLLHEVCSQDVFGKNQPVGNHPIPGGKQTISIKMNLSLKYCRRHSHCENLNYLYYWAKQRKDVIQVIFEKLEFTGKHCLRLKLWRLLKLSFVASIQELTIKSIHWDIYNLALIASCLGQMKNLQKLILMNIRRPSSLTDLQEARIITEIFSEFSKLHKLQHLYVNDVYFLKERLDLMLRCFERPLETLTITYCKLSESDMRYLSQCPSIHQLKYLDMSYTTFKPSSHRFLGFLGSLLERLTATLQTLKLECFHLTDSRIRDLLPGLSQCSQLTEVDFVENKFSMVSLKTLLQHTANLTQLTLEKYPAPDEVYDDSLCVIPDRFVQLCSELMNTLKGVRQPKQVYFESTIYSPNFEYLVYNLEGMVSSEPLRRRGRGMVIYISG; from the exons ATGAGCTTCAAGGACCCACCAACACTCCAGCAGCTGGCAAGAAGAAGCCTGCTAAAAGATGAAGCCTTGACTATCTCTGCTCTGCCGAACCTGCCTGTGCAACTCTTCCCACCACTCTTCAAGGATGCATTCACCAGCAGACAACGTAAGATCCTGAGCCTGATGGTGGCAACATGGCCCTTCCCAGTCCTTCCTGTGGGAGCTCTGTGTGGGATTGATCACCTGGAGACCCTGAAAGCTGTACTAGATGGCCTTGATTTGCTGATGTCACAAAAGGATCGACCTAG CAGGTGGAACCTACAAGTGCTTGATTTGCGAGATGCCCACCAGGACTTCTGGGATGGTTGGGCTGGACTACTTCATGAAGTCTGCTCTCAAGATGTCTTTGGCAAGAACCAACCAGTGGGAAATCATCCCATCCCAGGGGGGAAACAGACCATaagtataaaaatgaatctttcccTCAAGTACTGCCGACGACACTCTCATTGTGAAAACCTAAACTATTTGTATTATTGGGCCAAGCAGAGAAAAGATGTGATACAGGTGATCTTTGAGAAGCTGGAGTTTACAGGCAAGCACTGTCTCCGACTGAAGTTGTGGCGGTTGTTGAAGTTGTCTTTTGTAGCCTCAATCCAGGAATTGACAATAAAGTCCATACACTGGGATATATATAACCTTGCATTGATAGCCTCTTGCCTGGGCCAGATGAAAAACCTCCAGAAACTCATTCTCATGAACATCAGGAGACCTTCTTCCCTTACGGACCTACAGGAAGCCCGTATTATTACAGAGATCTTTTCCGAGTTCTCCAAACTGCATAAGCTCCAGCATCTCTATGTGAATGATGTCTACTTCCTGAAAGAACGCCTGGACCTAATGCTCAG gtgtTTTGAGCGTCCATTAGAGACCCTTACTATCACTTATTGCAAGCTTTCAGAATCAGACATGAGGTATCTGTCCCAGTGTCCAAGCATCCATCAGCTCAAATACCTGGACATGAGTTACACCACATTCAAGCCTTCAAGTCATCGATTTCTAGGATTTCTCGGAAGCCTACTAGAAAGACTGACAGCTACTCTGCAGACATTAAAATTGGAGTGCTTTCACCTCACGGACTCCCGAATCCGTGACCTTCTGCCTGGGCTGAGCCAGTGTTCCCAGCTCACTGAAGTCGATTTTGTGGAGAACAAATTTTCCATGGTCAGCCTGAAAACGCTGCTGCAACATACTGCCAACCTCACACAGCTGACCCTGGAGAAGTACCCTGCACCTGATGAAGTCTATGATGACAGTCTTTGTGTTATTCCAGACAGATTTGTACAACTTTGTTCTGAGCTTATGAACACACTCAAGGGTGTAAGGCAGCCAAAGCAGGTCTATTTTGAGAGTACAATATATTCACCTAATTTTGAATACCTCGTGTATAATTTGGAGGGCATGGTATCTTCTGAGCCTTTAAGAAGGAGAGGTCGTGGGATGGTGATATATATCAGTGGGTAg
- the Pramel4 gene encoding preferentially expressed antigen in melanoma like 4 isoform 2 (isoform 2 is encoded by transcript variant 2), with protein MNLSLKYCRRHSHCENLNYLYYWAKQRKDVIQVIFEKLEFTGKHCLRLKLWRLLKLSFVASIQELTIKSIHWDIYNLALIASCLGQMKNLQKLILMNIRRPSSLTDLQEARIITEIFSEFSKLHKLQHLYVNDVYFLKERLDLMLRCFERPLETLTITYCKLSESDMRYLSQCPSIHQLKYLDMSYTTFKPSSHRFLGFLGSLLERLTATLQTLKLECFHLTDSRIRDLLPGLSQCSQLTEVDFVENKFSMVSLKTLLQHTANLTQLTLEKYPAPDEVYDDSLCVIPDRFVQLCSELMNTLKGVRQPKQVYFESTIYSPNFEYLVYNLEGMVSSEPLRRRGRGMVIYISG; from the exons atgaatctttcccTCAAGTACTGCCGACGACACTCTCATTGTGAAAACCTAAACTATTTGTATTATTGGGCCAAGCAGAGAAAAGATGTGATACAGGTGATCTTTGAGAAGCTGGAGTTTACAGGCAAGCACTGTCTCCGACTGAAGTTGTGGCGGTTGTTGAAGTTGTCTTTTGTAGCCTCAATCCAGGAATTGACAATAAAGTCCATACACTGGGATATATATAACCTTGCATTGATAGCCTCTTGCCTGGGCCAGATGAAAAACCTCCAGAAACTCATTCTCATGAACATCAGGAGACCTTCTTCCCTTACGGACCTACAGGAAGCCCGTATTATTACAGAGATCTTTTCCGAGTTCTCCAAACTGCATAAGCTCCAGCATCTCTATGTGAATGATGTCTACTTCCTGAAAGAACGCCTGGACCTAATGCTCAG gtgtTTTGAGCGTCCATTAGAGACCCTTACTATCACTTATTGCAAGCTTTCAGAATCAGACATGAGGTATCTGTCCCAGTGTCCAAGCATCCATCAGCTCAAATACCTGGACATGAGTTACACCACATTCAAGCCTTCAAGTCATCGATTTCTAGGATTTCTCGGAAGCCTACTAGAAAGACTGACAGCTACTCTGCAGACATTAAAATTGGAGTGCTTTCACCTCACGGACTCCCGAATCCGTGACCTTCTGCCTGGGCTGAGCCAGTGTTCCCAGCTCACTGAAGTCGATTTTGTGGAGAACAAATTTTCCATGGTCAGCCTGAAAACGCTGCTGCAACATACTGCCAACCTCACACAGCTGACCCTGGAGAAGTACCCTGCACCTGATGAAGTCTATGATGACAGTCTTTGTGTTATTCCAGACAGATTTGTACAACTTTGTTCTGAGCTTATGAACACACTCAAGGGTGTAAGGCAGCCAAAGCAGGTCTATTTTGAGAGTACAATATATTCACCTAATTTTGAATACCTCGTGTATAATTTGGAGGGCATGGTATCTTCTGAGCCTTTAAGAAGGAGAGGTCGTGGGATGGTGATATATATCAGTGGGTAg